One stretch of Pelmatolapia mariae isolate MD_Pm_ZW linkage group LG3_W, Pm_UMD_F_2, whole genome shotgun sequence DNA includes these proteins:
- the LOC135932680 gene encoding uncharacterized protein LOC135932680 yields the protein MRNFDSLTVLLVCSLSRIPVSQPLEVQSGQEVTLLCSNFSSSPTNIFWYRMTNRAKLTCIAAMFEPHEPASFCNGFQNGKIEMSTNISTVFLKIKQVDLLDSGLYFCGYKMQKSTVIVEATDLVVQDTFIGLPNVMSVILGVLTVFLITVIVCLAVKIKKLQKGSSPHLNWLQQMALPIGGFFLLKGSLLILSLLGFFSHQNRIFHSAAVSCMGWEMLSNGDDSLATIILSLITSTGSRGLLELALRISLFSLFLSPAEMLPPQQTTP from the exons ATGAGGAACTTTGACTCTCTAACAGTTTTACTTGTCTGCAGCCTCA gtcGGATCCCTGTATCACAACCTTTGGAGGTTCAGTCTGGACAAGAAGTCACGCTGCTGTGCTCCAACTTTTCCAGTTCTCCCACAAATATATTCTGGTACAGAATGACCAACAGAGCCAAACTCACCTGTATCGCTGCGATGTTTGAACCTCATGAACCTGCTTCATTTTGCAATGGATTTCAAAATGGAAAAATTGAAATGAGCACCAACATATCAACTGTGTTTCTCAAAATTAAACAAGTGGATTTATTGGACTCTGGACTTTATTTCTGTGGATATAAAATGCAGAAGAGTACGGTTATTGTCGAAGCAACAGATTTAGTGGTCCAAG ACACTTTTATCGGATTACCAAATGTGATGAGTGTGATCCTCGGTGTTCTGACTGTTTTCCTCATCACAGTCATCGTTTGTCTGGCTGTTAAAATCAAAAAGCTTCAGAAAG GGTCTTCCCCTCACCTCAACTGGTTACAGCAGATGGCTCTTCCTATTGGAGgcttcttcttgttaaaagggagtttgctCATCTTgtcattgttggggtttttctct CATCAGAACAGAATCTTTCATAGTGCagcagtctcctgcatggggtgggagatgttgtccaacggggatgacagcttagccaccatcaTCCTGTCACTCATCACCTCCACTGGCTCCAGGGGGCTCCTAGAGTTGGCTCtccggatcagcctgttcagtctctttctgtccccagcagagatgctgccgccccagcagaccacaccgtga
- the LOC134624975 gene encoding uncharacterized protein LOC134624975 isoform X1, with protein sequence MPKSQCKTCGVTMPLQLLVCHVENCVQEAACESMTDQAHQNEVQLEPSCPVCGNRYPPDDLVLHASTCGDREVDDLHHTAHEFRDTLLNFAAEMNTDIPANNKEVEQWKKASDPQDAAVLFKRHLLKEKEENPTITAIIDIRQDQTSQSREIIAFYKRPQIDWAGPFRCSLQGDTAVGTGVQRHFFSMAMLKLQHGFNIHSGAANMTLLFEGQENHLVPSTSQILADSDLFVVAGRMIGHSFLNDGPRLHGLSKAIIHMLVHADRDTVTVQLDDVPDLDIRSTICMLDGNKHLTEQQKDDINNLAISWDLPPVSAENRRWLFQQLLHHAVIGRTKRQTKHIRKGLKDTGLLTMLQQRPDTASVVFPQHEDSILTAQAVLSHIVWPGDEGDDEDDDDPPYPLSIQMQTVGFLKTYIETATPFQLSQLMRFWVGWEIPTGTMKVEVVKADYLISSTCFGTLRVPGHFHEYNVFSKHVDDCIATCATGFGLI encoded by the exons ATGCCGAAGTCTCAGTGCAAGACCTGTGGTGTGACTATGCCTCTTCAGCTACTTGTTTGTCACGTAGAAAACTGTGTACAA GAAGCTGCGTGTGAAAGCATGACTGACCAGGCACATCAGAATGAAGTCCAATTGGAG CCTTCTTGTCCTGTTTGTGGAAATCGTTATCCTCCAGATGACTTGGTCTTGCATGCCAGTACATGTGGTGATCG TGAAGTGGATGACCTGCATCACACAGCACATGAATTCAGAGACACACTTCTCAATTTTGCTGCTGAGATGAACACTGACATCCCAGCCAACAATAAGGAAG TAGAACAGTGGAAAAAGGCCAGTGATCCCCAAGATGCTGCAGTTTTGTTTAAGAGGCATCTCTtaaaggaaaaggaggagaacCCCACAATCACAGCTATCATTGACATTCGACAAGATCAAACATCCCAGAGCCGAGAGATCATTGCTTTCTACAAAAGACCACAGATTGATTGGGCAGGACCTTTTCGTTGTTCTTTACAAG GTGACACAGCTGTTGGCACTGGGGTCCAGAGACATTTTTTCAGCATGGCAATGCTAAAGTTGCAACATGGCTTCAACATCCATAGCG GTGCAGCCAACATGACCCTTCTCTTTGAGGGACAAGAGAACCATCTAGTGCCTTCTACTTCTCAGATTTTGGCAGACAGTGACTTATTTGTGGTAGCAGGCAGAATGATTgggcattcatttttgaacgATGGGCCACGAttgcatggcctcagcaaggCTATTATTCACATGTTGGTCCATGCTGATAGAGACACTGTCACTGTCCAGCTCGATGATGTGCCAGATCTAGATATTCGTTCTACAATTTGCATG CTTGATGGTAATAAACACCTCACTGAGCAGCAGAAGGATGACATTAACAATTTGGCCATTTCCTGGGACTTGCCACCCGTCAGTGCAGAAAACCGCAGATGGCTGTTCCaacagcttctccatcatgca GTGATAGGCCGAACTAAAAGGCAGACAAAACACATCAGAAAAGGTCTGAAGGACACCGGATTGTTGACTATGCTTcaacaaagacctgacacagccTCAGTGGTCTTTCCCCAGCATGAAGACAGCATTCTTACTGCACAG GCTGTTCTTAGCCACATTGTTTGGCCAGGAGATGAGGGCGATGATGAAGACGATGATGATCCACCTTACCCACTAAGCATCCAAATGCAAACAGTGGGATTTCTGAAGACCTACATTGAAACAG CCACTCCATTCCAGCTCAGCCAGCTGATGAGGTTTTGGGTTGGATGGGAAATTCCGACTGGTACCATGAAGGTTGAAGTGGTCAAAGCAGACTACCTCATATCCTCTACATGTTTTGGAACGTTGCGTGTGCCTGGGCACTTCCACGAGTACAATGTCTTTTCCAAACATGTTGATGATTGCATTGCAACTTGTGCCACAGGTTTCGGCCTTATTTAA
- the LOC134624975 gene encoding uncharacterized protein LOC134624975 isoform X2, whose translation MPKSQCKTCGVTMPLQLLVCHVENCVQEAACESMTDQAHQNEVQLEPSCPVCGNRYPPDDLVLHASTCGDREVDDLHHTAHEFRDTLLNFAAEMNTDIPANNKEEQWKKASDPQDAAVLFKRHLLKEKEENPTITAIIDIRQDQTSQSREIIAFYKRPQIDWAGPFRCSLQGDTAVGTGVQRHFFSMAMLKLQHGFNIHSGAANMTLLFEGQENHLVPSTSQILADSDLFVVAGRMIGHSFLNDGPRLHGLSKAIIHMLVHADRDTVTVQLDDVPDLDIRSTICMLDGNKHLTEQQKDDINNLAISWDLPPVSAENRRWLFQQLLHHAVIGRTKRQTKHIRKGLKDTGLLTMLQQRPDTASVVFPQHEDSILTAQAVLSHIVWPGDEGDDEDDDDPPYPLSIQMQTVGFLKTYIETATPFQLSQLMRFWVGWEIPTGTMKVEVVKADYLISSTCFGTLRVPGHFHEYNVFSKHVDDCIATCATGFGLI comes from the exons ATGCCGAAGTCTCAGTGCAAGACCTGTGGTGTGACTATGCCTCTTCAGCTACTTGTTTGTCACGTAGAAAACTGTGTACAA GAAGCTGCGTGTGAAAGCATGACTGACCAGGCACATCAGAATGAAGTCCAATTGGAG CCTTCTTGTCCTGTTTGTGGAAATCGTTATCCTCCAGATGACTTGGTCTTGCATGCCAGTACATGTGGTGATCG TGAAGTGGATGACCTGCATCACACAGCACATGAATTCAGAGACACACTTCTCAATTTTGCTGCTGAGATGAACACTGACATCCCAGCCAACAATAAGGAAG AACAGTGGAAAAAGGCCAGTGATCCCCAAGATGCTGCAGTTTTGTTTAAGAGGCATCTCTtaaaggaaaaggaggagaacCCCACAATCACAGCTATCATTGACATTCGACAAGATCAAACATCCCAGAGCCGAGAGATCATTGCTTTCTACAAAAGACCACAGATTGATTGGGCAGGACCTTTTCGTTGTTCTTTACAAG GTGACACAGCTGTTGGCACTGGGGTCCAGAGACATTTTTTCAGCATGGCAATGCTAAAGTTGCAACATGGCTTCAACATCCATAGCG GTGCAGCCAACATGACCCTTCTCTTTGAGGGACAAGAGAACCATCTAGTGCCTTCTACTTCTCAGATTTTGGCAGACAGTGACTTATTTGTGGTAGCAGGCAGAATGATTgggcattcatttttgaacgATGGGCCACGAttgcatggcctcagcaaggCTATTATTCACATGTTGGTCCATGCTGATAGAGACACTGTCACTGTCCAGCTCGATGATGTGCCAGATCTAGATATTCGTTCTACAATTTGCATG CTTGATGGTAATAAACACCTCACTGAGCAGCAGAAGGATGACATTAACAATTTGGCCATTTCCTGGGACTTGCCACCCGTCAGTGCAGAAAACCGCAGATGGCTGTTCCaacagcttctccatcatgca GTGATAGGCCGAACTAAAAGGCAGACAAAACACATCAGAAAAGGTCTGAAGGACACCGGATTGTTGACTATGCTTcaacaaagacctgacacagccTCAGTGGTCTTTCCCCAGCATGAAGACAGCATTCTTACTGCACAG GCTGTTCTTAGCCACATTGTTTGGCCAGGAGATGAGGGCGATGATGAAGACGATGATGATCCACCTTACCCACTAAGCATCCAAATGCAAACAGTGGGATTTCTGAAGACCTACATTGAAACAG CCACTCCATTCCAGCTCAGCCAGCTGATGAGGTTTTGGGTTGGATGGGAAATTCCGACTGGTACCATGAAGGTTGAAGTGGTCAAAGCAGACTACCTCATATCCTCTACATGTTTTGGAACGTTGCGTGTGCCTGGGCACTTCCACGAGTACAATGTCTTTTCCAAACATGTTGATGATTGCATTGCAACTTGTGCCACAGGTTTCGGCCTTATTTAA
- the LOC135932679 gene encoding uncharacterized protein LOC135932679, protein MRNFDSLIVLLVCSLTWIPVSQPLEVQSEKEVTLLCSNFSGSPTHIFWFRVTKRAKLTCIAAMFQPHEPASFCDGFQNGKFEMSTNISTVFLKIKQVDLLDSGLYFCGFKIQSSPVIVEATDLVVQDTFIGLPNVMSVILGVLTVFLITVIVCLAVKIKKLQKAHTGEENLKRQSLPVDGRKDLRNRSVPRRGCRSLPVKELLSAARVSCMGWEMLSNGDDSLATIILSLTTSTGSRGLLKLALRISLFSLFLSPAVMLPPQQTTP, encoded by the exons ATGAGGAACTTTGACTCTCTAATAGTTTTACTTGTCTGCAGTCTCA cttggATCCCTGTATCACAACCTTTGGAGGTTCAGTCTGAAAAAGAAGTCACGCTGCTGTGCTCCAACTTTTCCGGTTCTCCCACACACATATTCTGGTTCAGAGTGACCAAGAGAGCCAAACTCACCTGTATCGCTGCGATGTTCCAGCCTCATGAACCTGCTTCATTCTGCGATGGATTTCAAAATGGAAAATTTGAAATGAGCACCAACATATCAACTGTGTTTCTCAAAATTAAACAAGTGGATTTATTGGACTCTGGACTTTATTTCTGTGGATTTAAAATACAGAGCAGTCCAGTTATTGTCGAAGCAACAGATTTAGTGGTCCAAG ACACTTTTATCGGATTACCAAATGTGATGAGTGTGATCCTCGGTGTTCTGACTGTTTTCCTCATCACAGTCATCGTTTGTCTGGCTGTTAAAATCAAAAAGCTTCAGAAAG CTCACACTGGAGAAGAGAATCTGAAACGACAG AGTCTGCCAGTAGAtggaaggaaagacctgcgGAATCGCTCCGTCCCACgtcgtgggtgccgcagcctgccagtgaaagagctgctcagtgctgccagagtctcctgcatggggtgggagatgttgtccaatggggatgacagcttagccaccatcatcctgtcactcaccacctccactggctcCAGGGGGCTTCTAAAGTTGGCCCtccggatcagcctgttcagtctctttctGTCCCCAGCCGTGATgttgccgccccagcagaccacaccgtga